Within the Deltaproteobacteria bacterium genome, the region GGACAACGTGCGGACCGCCGGCGCCGAGTTCGACGCCCGCTACGAGGCGCTGACCCCGACCGCGGACCTCATCACCTACAACGGCCACGCGGGCCTGGGCTCGAACATCCGGGCCATGGCCAACAAGGGCTCCTGGGCGCAGGGGCAGTACGCCGTCGTCTTCATGAACGGCTGCGACACCTACGCCTACGTCGACTCCGCCCTCTTCGACGCCCACGCCGCGGTGAACCCCGACGACGACGTCGGCACGAAGTACGTGGACATCGTCACCAACGCGATGCCCTCCTTCTTCAGCAACATGTCCGACTCGACCCTGGCGATCGTCGAGGCGCTGATCGCCTTCGACGAGCCCCTGACCTACGAGCGGATCTTCACCAAGATCTCCTCGACCCAGGTGGTCCTCGTCTCCGGTGAGCAGGACAACACCTACGTGCCCGGCGGCGGCGGCGGCTCGGGCGATCCGGCCTGGTCCGGCCTCGCCGAGTCCGGCACCCTCGCTCGCGCCGAGGAGGCGCGCTTCGAGACCCCCACCCTCCCGGCGGGCGCCTACCTCTTCGAGATGACCGGCACCGGCGACGCCGACCTCCACGTGCGGGTCGGCCTCGCCCCGACCACCAGCGCCTTCGACTGCCGCCCCTACAAGACGGGCAGCGACGAGAAGTGCGTGGTCGAGCTCGACGCGCCGACGACCATCCACGTGATGGTGCGCGGCTACTCCGCCGAGTCGACCTTCGAGCTCGTCGGCAGCCCGCGCTAAACCAGAAATCACGATTCCCGATCACGCCTGGCTTGCAGGCCGCACCCGCCTGCGGCGTCAGGCCTCGGTCACCTAGCTAAGGCTAGGCTCCCTCACCCTTCCTTGCATCCGGGCACGTCCGCGGCGCCATCCGCTGTTCGGGAATCATGATCTCTGGTTTAGGACGAGCGCCTCGAGAGGCCGGTGAGGGTCGTCAGCTCGATGCAGCGGAAGAGGGCCAGCAGCCCCGCCAGCACGGGCAGGAGGCCCATCATCGGCGCCGTCGCGAAGGCGACGAGCAGGCCCAGCAGGCCCGCCATCACCAGCAGGCCGAAGCCCACCCAGGCCGCGATCACGCTGCGGGTGAGCAGGACGATGGCGCCGGTGACGAAGAAGGGGAGGGAGAAGAAGAGCCCGACCCCGACGAAGACGCCTCGCGCGAACCCCTGCGCCTCCTCGGGCACGTCGGCGGTCGCCGCGCCGGTGACGATCGGCATCACCGTCACGAAGAGGATGATCAGCCCGCCGATCACCCCGTAGGTCACGGCCAGCTCCAGGGCGATCCGGCGCAGGCGCTCCGGCGCCCCCTCGAGCTTCACGCGATCCTTGCAGCGCCGGCAGGTGACCTCCTCCCGGCGCAGCAGACCCGGCTCGCAGTCGACGCACAGGAAGCGGCCACAGCGCGCGCAGGTCGTGGCGATGGGCTTGTCGGGGTGCGCCTCGCAGCGAGGGGCGTCGGGGTCCGGTCCGATCGCGGGTGGAGGCTCTCTGGGCGGCGTCAAGACCTCGGCCTCCGGGCCAACCTCCCCGTGCACGTCCACGTCCACGTCCACGGCCTCTCCCCTGGGCGCCGTGGTCGACGCCAGACACCCCGGACAGAACTCCTCTCCCTCCAGCACCGCCTCCCCGCACGCGGGACAGGGACTCTCCCGGATCTCCTCCATCGCCCCGAGCCTACCGCGAACGCGAGGCGCTAGAATCGTTCCATGCGGGGAAGACGAGCGACCCGGACCATCGTCGTGCTGGCGTTCACCTGGGTGGTGGCGCCCCTCCTCGGCCAGGACAGCCGGGGCGAGCCGGTCGAGATGGACCTGGAGATGGGCCTGGGGGTGGGCCGGATGCCTCTGCTCCGACCCGGGGGCTGCGGCGGCCCCCACCCCCGTGACACCGCTGGCTTCCTGGGCGGCCAGGGCCAGCTCGTCGTGCGCTCTCGCCCCTCGTCGGGTCCCTGGCAGCACCGGCTGGAGGGGACGGCCTCGGGCGACCTGCGCATCCACTCGATCGGGGAGAGCGAGGTCGGCCTCACGGGCCTGGGCCGCGGGACGATCGGCTGGAGCTCGCGCTACCTGGGGATCAGCCTCGGCGCCTGGCTGGGGAACACGAACCAGTTCGAGGAGCTGATGGGCTTCGCCTCCGGCGCGATCCGTTTGGGTACCCCCGATCGCCACCTGCGCCTCTCGGTCTTCGACCAGCCCGGCTGCTACCCCGCCCTCTGCCTCGTGGGGCTGGAGGGGCTCTGGACCTTCGAGCGGCTGCTGGCGATCCAGCTCGGCGGCAGCCTCGGCCTGGTGGGCGGGCGCGGCTGGCTGCGGGTGCCCTTCCTCTGGCTGGGCGAGGAGGCCTGGCTGATCCCGGGTCTGGAGATCGCCACCAACGACGAGCGCGAGCTCACCTGGGCCCTCACCCTCGGCGTCCGCCTGCCCGAGCTCTGATCAGGAGGCCGAGGGCAGGAGGAGCGCGCGCAGGAGCGCCCCGAGGGGCGTGCTCACCAGGAGGACGACGGCGGCGGCGAAGAGGTAGGCGGTGTGCACCACCGGGCGCACGCGCAGGAGAGCCAGCCACTCGCCGAGGAGCGAGGCGCGCTCGGCCTCGAGCTTGGCGTGGACCCTTCCGCGCATCCGGGCGACCTGCGCCGGGAGGGGCTCGAGGGCCTCGAGGGCCTCGAGGAGCAGGCGATCGTCGGGGTGGGTGAGGTCGCTCATGCCGGGGCTCCTTCCTCGACCGGCTCGCCGGGCGCGCCCAGCCCGAGCTGCTCGAGCAGGCGGGCGCGGGCGCGCTCGCAGATCTTCCGGACGTTGGCGGTCTGCAGGCCGAGCAGCCCGGCCACCTCGGCCGCCTCGAGGCCGGCGCCGTAGCGCAGGGAGACGACCTGGCGGTCGCGCTCGGAGAGCTGCTCCATCGCGGCGAGCAGCCGCTCGACGGCCTGGCGGCGCTCGGCGCCCTCGTCGGGCCGCGCGCCGCCCTCGCCCTCGCGCAGCTCCCCTAGCTCGGCCGGATCGGTGGGAAGCGTCCGCCGCCGGCGGGCGCGGTTGCGCGCGAGGTTCAGGGCGATGGTGAGCAGGTAGGAGACGAAGCGGACGCCCTCGCGGGGCCGGTAGCGCGGCAGGGCCGAGAGCAGCCGCACGAAGGTCTCCTGGGTGACGTCCTCGGCCTCGGCCTCGCCGACGCAGAGGGGCCGCACGGTGCGGAAGACCCGGGCGACGAAGAGCGAGTAGAGACGGTTGGCCGCGACCTCGTCCCCCGAGGCCGCGGCCTGCACCAGGCGCTGGATCTCGGCCTCCCCCGGGTCGTCCTCGTGACCCGGGGGGCGGCCGGTCAGCAGCGCCGAGAAGAAGATCCACATGGTCAGGCGCTCTGCTCCTGGCCGAGGAAGTGGAGGGTCCAGATCGAGGAGCGGAAGGCGCCGCCCGCGCCGGAGGCGGCGAGGCCCACCGGCAAGACCACCAGCCCGCCGACGATCGCCGCCGGGATCAGGCCCGCCGCCAGGTAGACCAGGCCGCCGACGAGGGCCGCCGGGATCAGCGCGACCACGATGGCCAGGCCCGCGCCGAGCTGGCCCAGCATGCCGACCAGCATCAGCTCGAGGGACTCGCGCAGCCGCCCGGGGAGGTAGCGGCGCGCCTCGCGCAGGGCCTCGCCCGCCGTGCGGTCCTCCAGGACGAGGAAGCGCATGGCCCACTGATAGAGGAAGTAGACGGTGAGGAAGTAGGGCACCCCCACCAGCAGCAGGGGCAGTCCGAGCGCCAGGGCCAGGCCCACGGGCAGGACCTCGAGGGCTCCCAGCACCGGAGCCACGGCGATCACCGCGATGCCCGCGAGGAAGGCCAGGGCCGTGAGGAGCTTGAGGCCGAGGAGGCTGCCGAAGTGCCGCCAGCCCTGACGCAGGCCCTGCTTCAGGGTCGGGCGCGCTCCCTGGCGGCTGTCCCGGACCCCCTCGATGAGGGCGGCCTCGCTCACGATGTTGAGCACGAGGGCGGCGAGGCCGAGCAGGAGGCCGACGCCGATGAGCGCGAAGGCCCAGGTGGGGAGGCTCTGCAGGGCACCGGTGGCGCCGGCCGCGCCGGCGCCCTCGTCGGTGCTCGCCTGGAAGCCCCCGCTACCGCCGGCGGCGACGAAGAAGCCGAAGAACCAGAGAATCTTGTGGTTCCAGACGGTGGTGAGGGCGGTCCTGGCGGTCTGCCAGGTGGTCGAGGTGGTCTTCATCGGTCTCTCCCTTCGGGTTCGAAAGGGCGGCGATCTGCTGCCTTCACGAGGGAGAACCCCCTTCCCGCCGAGGCGTGACACCGGCCCGCGCTTTTTTCGGCTGATCGGGGTCAGACCCTGACAATTGACACTTGCGCCGAGCCAGTCGGTCCAAAGACCAAGTGTCAATTGTCGGGGTCTGACCCCATCAGGGCGCCGGCAGCACGCCGGCGCCCTGCCAGGGGGACTCGCCCTCCTCCACCGGCTGGTAGTCCAGGGAGAGGTTGGCGGGGCGGAAGAGGGCGGGATCGGCGGGGCGGGTCCCGACGAAGACCCCGTAGTGGAGGTGCGGCCCGGTCGAGCGGCCGGTGGAGCCGACCTTCGCGATCACCTGGCCCGGGCTCACCCACTGACCCTCGCGGACCAGCAGCGTGCTGGCGTGGCAGTAGGCGGTGGAGAGGCCGTAGCCGTGATCGAGCTTCACGTAGAGGCCATTGATGCCGTCGACCTGGGCGTACTTCACGTGGCCGCCGGCGGCGGCCCGGATGGGCGTCCCGGTGGGCGCGCCGAGATCGACGCCGTCGTGGTGCTTCCGGCGGCCGAGGGTCGGGTGATCGCGCATCCCGAAGGCGGAGGTGACGGCGTACTTGCCGTCCAGGGGCCAGCGCATCTGGTAGGCGGTGTCGAGGGAGCGGGTGGCGTAGACGAAGTGGGTGGCCCGCTCGACGTCCTTGCGGGTCAGGTAGGAGGCGAAGGACTCGAGGCGGTCGGGGGTGGCCGAGCCGGTGAGCTTCGCCCGGTTCACCGCCCGCTGGGCGACGGGCAGGCCCAGGGCGTAGGCGGTGAGCGCCGCGTCGATCCCGCCGAGGCGCTTCCGGTACGCCGCCAGCAGATCGAGGGCGTCGGCCAGGCGCAGCTTGAGGGCCTCGTCTCCGGCCTCGGCCGGCGTCCGCTCCGGTCGCAGCCTCAGCGCGATCCGATCGTCGGCGTGGTGGGGCAGGGAGCGCAGGTCGTACCAGAGGGTGCCGCCGGGATCCTGGGCGACGGTGCCCCCGGAGGCAACCACCGCGAAGGCCCGGGCCAGCGGCGGGCGCAGATCGCTGCGGCCGACCCTCGCCAGGGACTCGTCCTGGGGTTGCAGCTCGGCCAGCGCCTTGTCGGCCAGGGCCTGCCCGGCCACCCGATCCAGGGCCGCCTCGGGCGCCACCTCGAAGTAGGAGAGCAGCGAGGCGTGCTCGGCCTCGAAGCCGAAGAGAGCGGTCACCCCGCGGTCGATCAGCCCGCCCAGGGGCGTGCCGGTATAGACCGCCACCACCGCCACGGTGGTGGTGAGGAAGTCGAGCAGTCCTCTGTCCTTGGGATGAATCACGCGTCTACCGGAGGGTCCCGTACCTTCTACGGACCAGGGCGCTGGACGATCTGTTCCACCCAGCGGCCCAGGGGGGTGCCGGCCCAGAGCCCGGCGACGAGGAGGGGGAGGATGAGCACGGCGCCGAAGATCCCGCGCAGGAGGCGGCGGGGCAGGGACTCGCCCCGGGCCCAGTCGCGCTCACCCACGTGCTGGCACCTCGCCATCGCGCCGAGCATGGCGGGGATCCCCAGGCGCCAGAGCACGGTGAGCGAGGCGATGGCCGCCGGCCAGGGAGAGAGCCAGGTCCAGGACTCCCACTCGGCGGGCAGGCGGCGGGAGAGGGCGAAGAGGGCGTTGTCCACCGCGACGAAGAGGGCCAGGGAGCCGGCCAGGGCCGCCAGGGTGACGGCCAGGGGCAGGTAGATCTTCTCCACCGAGGGCTGCTTGAGATACGCGCCCAGGTGAACACCCATCCGCTTGAGCTCGTAGAGGCGCCGGCCGACGATGGCCCAGACCCGGTGATGGAGCCTCGAGCCGGGCAGCACGTAGCCCAGCTCGTCCTTGGGGAAGGCGGCGATGGCGCCGAACCCCAGGCGCAGGTCCACCAGGAGCTCGACGCC harbors:
- a CDS encoding sigma-70 family RNA polymerase sigma factor; this translates as MWIFFSALLTGRPPGHEDDPGEAEIQRLVQAAASGDEVAANRLYSLFVARVFRTVRPLCVGEAEAEDVTQETFVRLLSALPRYRPREGVRFVSYLLTIALNLARNRARRRRTLPTDPAELGELREGEGGARPDEGAERRQAVERLLAAMEQLSERDRQVVSLRYGAGLEAAEVAGLLGLQTANVRKICERARARLLEQLGLGAPGEPVEEGAPA
- a CDS encoding M23 family metallopeptidase, whose product is MIHPKDRGLLDFLTTTVAVVAVYTGTPLGGLIDRGVTALFGFEAEHASLLSYFEVAPEAALDRVAGQALADKALAELQPQDESLARVGRSDLRPPLARAFAVVASGGTVAQDPGGTLWYDLRSLPHHADDRIALRLRPERTPAEAGDEALKLRLADALDLLAAYRKRLGGIDAALTAYALGLPVAQRAVNRAKLTGSATPDRLESFASYLTRKDVERATHFVYATRSLDTAYQMRWPLDGKYAVTSAFGMRDHPTLGRRKHHDGVDLGAPTGTPIRAAAGGHVKYAQVDGINGLYVKLDHGYGLSTAYCHASTLLVREGQWVSPGQVIAKVGSTGRSTGPHLHYGVFVGTRPADPALFRPANLSLDYQPVEEGESPWQGAGVLPAP